The following are from one region of the Coccinella septempunctata chromosome 7, icCocSept1.1, whole genome shotgun sequence genome:
- the LOC123316691 gene encoding uncharacterized protein LOC123316691, translating to MKSLVGFVFFVFLVGFFEVEVTPLNIVQDGVEGDDLKPNYTSINWNVSYRSIGNPKESYTWLVQGYYQFVNVIVDLILPDALPDEIFTIEPGETIWSHAKNCIWAYRRLFVFIILLMVQIFFLIGSNAKELCSCVFFCTQCSTSTTFNPNTKFKKWLWFTWIYSILFFLLLTLVMANQTNQNMDDGFDTVILTLDDTIVDVEAFVDTTVKQLEILLLTNFQDYLSFFLSSGERTTMNILADIENIIGSLDFSKTFKDIENNFNFIKPVFDEIETILTDVENIGKTINDDISDLKDMVENMVCDTKECEQLKNLIPSLESIYDGGAGAVNETYAELENLANLGKETVSKGLEEVENITSIIGGNVLKEGKALGNLTANIAGNVAKDLEIAEGGLTNLTSAIGGEAIEEGKALENLTANIAGNVVKDLEIAGGGLTNLTSAIGGEAIEEGKALENLTANIAGNVVKDLEIAEGGLTNLTSAIGGEAIEEGKALENLTANIAGNVVKDLEIAEGGLTNLTSAIGGEAIEEGKALENLTANIAGNVVKDLEIAEGGLTNLTSAIGGEAIEEGKALENLTANIAGNVVKDLEIAGGGLTNLTSAIGGGAIEEGKALENLTANIAGNVVKDLETAGGGLTNLTSAIGGKAVEEGKALENLTANIAGNIAKDLEDTEKGLANITGNLVGGMENVAGGIGNEIENEGKALKDLTKGVAGEVGDVFKDLGDWTFGSGNQKKKSKEIKKNHVTTEASTTQKSKAKNKVESMVSGIGSEIGGLFGGFGGFASPSEDKKKSIKKQNNTTPIEKSKMSESTSKIESKNESENIFGSFGNSVSETDAEVGESTMDLTSHLKEGATNGVQKGADGLTNGFNNLFAGLDAYKELKQPSGVNSSNPVRNVETTTVKQVESKTQNSFGGLFGGLENVVSKVEKKVENIGVTPSKELGTTTKAKNSGGIFGGVDGWFSGGNKKPVVVSSTPPVKYSETTTTKSSFGGLFGGLGNLASKVTNGVKKTEEKMEDMTSKVAGGIGGTASSAKNEIGELFGGFGDWSSSGSSKKKNEGKVKVDSKKDDTVTVTKSNGFNSFFGGTEKTTQRVTTDVKKEKPPSITAKVSSDVGKAVGGVENKISDASKKLFNMGGSFFGFRRRRGLDSDSLKGEFDTIFGTIDRIENYVMNDLKNLNNLTVLLSPITEEIDVVIKEVLSSVEEELRKAAKPIEALFASTLDKIISVEHSILNATNVIKDTQDVVSWFEVYRYHISNFIATVVLISFALLTFGISTRMTYNNVVAKFTYKGGFTLLHLTALLMAATSMIYICAGVTSQKVLCETFDTNYREDNIMRILSKINPSKYGLLLDLNLHKVIIRCHQDRSLYEVAALGKTELNIEKIALGFFDLDAIEKEFKPLLNLNLNFAKYFPLDTIHTIEEDLNFEAFDKILDSPIFKQMDKLEKEFTQIPMIGPVIKKITDKIDSFKDKIMSIKTPVQSANNGYPSFLSNLKTLLVDVEKGVSEMEAKSVNTLQNVIEQLRNTLMSSLMDYVNNRLIHSIQHDVGKCRPISAAFNSTLNSICSRITTPANGHWFSWFMGVSLSILLIVMSRKLDGKLNIIRSGGQIIQ from the exons ATGAAAAGTTTGGTCGGATTCGTATTTTTCGTTTTCCTCGTCGGTTTCTTCGAAGTTGAAGTTACCCCCTTGAATATAGTCCAGGATGGGGTAGAAGGGGATGATCTCAAGCCAAATTACACTTCGATAAATTGGAATGTTTCGTATAGGAGCATCGGAAATCCAAAGGAGAGTTACACTTGGTTGGTCCAAGGATATTATCAGTTCGTGAACGTTATTGTTGATCTTATTTTACCAGATGCTCTGCCTGATG aaATCTTCACGATTGAACCAGGAGAAACAATATGGTCCCACGCTAAAAATTGCATCTGGGCATACAGAAGACTGTTCGTCTTCATAATCCTCCTCATGGTCCAGATCTTCTTCCTTATAGGCAGTAACGCTAAAGAACTATGCTCCTGCGTATTCTTCTGTACTCAATGCTCTACAAGTACAACCTTCAATCCCAATACCAAATTCAAAAAATGGTTATGGTTCACCTGGATTTACTCCATCCTCTTTTTTCTACT TTTGACGTTGGTGATGGCAAACCAAACCAACCAAAATATGGATGATGGTTTCGATACAGTCATACTAACTTTAGACGATACTATAGTCGACGTTGAAGCTTTCGTTGATACCACAGTAAAACAACTGGAAATTTTACTCTTGACAAACTTCCAGGACTACTTAAGTTTCTTTTTATCTAGTGGAGAAC GAACAACGATGAACATTTTGGCGGATATAGAAAATATCATCGGATCTCTAGATTTTTCAAAAACCTTCAAAGACATcgaaaacaatttcaatttcattaaaCCAGTGTTTGACGAGATAGAAACGATCCTTACCGATGTGGAGAACATTGGTAAAACGATAAACGATG ACATATCCGATCTCAAAGATATGGTGGAAAATATGGTATGCGACACAAAAGAGtgcgaacaactgaagaatctTATTCCTTCATTGGAATCGATTTATGAT GGTGGTGCTGGAGCTGTTAACGAGACATACGCGGAGTTGGAAAATTTAGCTAATCTAGGAAAAGAAACTGTCAGTAAGGGATTAGAAGAAGTTGAAAATATCACATCAATTATCGGAGGAAATGTGCTCAAAGAAGGAAAAGCTCTTGGAAATTTAACAGCTAATATCGCTGGCAACGTTGCGAAGGATCTCGAAATAGCTGAAGGAGGTTTAACTAATCTAACGTCAGCTATTGGAGGAGAAGCAATCGAGGAAGGAAAAGCTTTGGAGAATCTCACAGCTAATATAGCTGGGAACGTTGTTAAAGACCTCGAAATAGCTGGTGGCGGTTTAACTAATCTTACATCAGCTATTGGAGGAGAAGCAATCGAGGAAGGAAAAGCTTTGGAGAATCTCACAGCTAATATAGCTGGGAACGTTGTTAAAGACCTTGAAATAGCTGAAGGAGGTTTAACTAACCTAACGTCAGCTATTGGAGGAGAAGCAATCGAGGAAGGAAAAGCTTTGGAGAATCTCACAGCTAATATAGCTGGGAACGTTGTTAAAGACCTTGAAATAGCTGAAGGAGGTTTAACTAACCTAACGTCAGCTATTGGAGGAGAAGCAATCGAGGAAGGAAAAGCTTTGGAGAATCTCACAGCTAATATAGCTGGGAACGTTGTTAAAGACCTTGAAATAGCTGAAGGAGGTTTAACTAACCTAACGTCAGCTATTGGAGGAGAAGCAATCGAGGAAGGAAAAGCTTTGGAGAATCTCACAGCTAATATAGCTGGGAACGTTGTTAAAGACCTCGAAATAGCTGGTGGCGGTTTAACTAATCTAACGTCAGCTATTGGAGGAGGAGCAATCGAGGAAGGAAAAGCTTTGGAGAATCTCACTGCGAATATAGCAGGTAACGTCGTTAAGGATCTTGAAACAGCTGGAGGAGGCTTAACTAACCTAACATCAGCTATCGGAGGAAAAGCGGTAGAAGAAGGAAAAGCTTTGGAGAATCTCACAGCTAATATAGCTGGGAATATAGCGAAAGATTTGGAAGATACTGAGAAAGGCCTCGCCAATATTACCGGGAACCTAGTTGGCGGCATGGAAAATGTTGCAGGAGGCATTGGAAATGAGATAGAAAATGAGGGAAAAGCACTGAAAGACTTAACGAAAGGCGTAGCAGGAGAAGTGGGAGATGTGTTTAAAGATCTTGGCGATTGGACCTTTGGTTCGGGTAACCAAAAAAAGAAATCAAAGGAGATTAAAAAGAACCATGTAACCACCGAGGCATCGACTACGCAGAAAAGCAAAGCTAAGAACAAGGTGGAAAGTATGGTGAGTGGCATTGGTAGTGAAATTGGTGGTCTCTTCGGCGGTTTTGGTGGTTTTGCATCGCCCTCAGAAGATAAGAAGAAATCTATTAAGAAGCAAAATAATACAACACCGATTGAAAAATCAAAGATGAGTGAATCAACGTCTAAAATCGAGTCCAAAAATGAAAGTGAAAACATTTTTGGTTCATTCGGAAATTCAGTTTCCGAAACAGATGCAGAAGTAGGAGAATCAACTATGGATTTAACATCGCATTTGAAAGAAGGAGCCACGAATGGTGTACAGAAGGGTGCTGATGGTCTCACGAATGGTTTCAATAATTTATTCGCTGGGCTAGACGCATATAAAGAACTGAAACAGCCGAGTGGTGTGAATTCATCCAACCCAGTTAGAAATGTGGAAACAACGACAGTAAAACAGGTTGAGAGTAAAACCCAAAACAGCTTTGGAGGACTTTTTGGTGGACTTGAGAATGTGGTCTCTAAGGTCGAGAAAAAAGTAGAAAACATTGGAGTTACGCCATCAAAGGAGCTTGGTACAACCACTAAGGCGAAAAACTCTGGAGGTATCTTTGGAGGAGTAGATGGTTGGTTTTCTGGCGGTAATAAAAAGCCAGTCGTAGTGAGCTCAACCCCTCCAGTGAAATATTCAGAAACTACAACAACTAAAAGTAGCTTTGGAGGTCTTTTTGGTGGACTCGGGAATTTGGCATCTAAGGTAACCAACGGAGTGAAGAAAACTGAGGAAAAAATGGAAGATATGACTTCGAAGGTAGCGGGAGGTATAGGTGGCACTGCCAGTAGTGCCAAGAATGAAATCGGGGAGTTATTTGGAGGTTTTGGAGATTGGTCTTCCTCAGGCTCTAGCAAAAAAAAGAATGAGGGAAAAGTTAAGGTAGACTCGAAGAAAGATGATACAGTAACCGTAACAAAGAGCAATGGTTTCAACAGTTTCTTTGGAGGTACGGAGAAGACAACACAAAGAGTTACTACTGATGTCAAAAAAGAGAAACCACCAAGTATCACTGCTAAAGTATCCAGTGATGTTGGAAAAGCTGTAGGTGGcgtagaaaataaaatttctgacgCTTCCAAGAAACTGTTCAATATGGGTGGTAGCTTTTTTGGATTTAGAAGGAGAAGAGGACTCGATTCCGACAGTTTA AAAGGGGAGTTCGATACGATCTTTGGCACCATTGACAGAATCGAAAATTATGTGATGAATGACCTGAAGAACCTCAACAATCTGACTGTTCTCCTTTCTCCGATCACTGAGGAAATCGATGTTGTAATCAAGGAAGTATTATCGTCAGTCGAAGAGGAGCTCAGGAAAGCTG CCAAACCTATAGAGGCTTTGTTCGCTTCTACCTTAGACAAAATCATTTCTGTCGAGCATTCAATCCTCAATGCTACGAATGTTATAAAAGATACTCAAGACGTGGTCAGTTGGTTCGAGGTTTACAGATATCACATCAGTAACTTCATAGCTACAGTGGTATTGATCTCTTTCGCACTTTTAACATTTGGAATCTCTACCAGGATGACTTATAACAATGTTGTCGCAAAATTCACTTACAAGGG GGGTTTTACTCTGCTTCATCTGACAGCTTTGCTGATGGCCGCCACCTCGATGATCTATATTTGTGCAGGTGTGACATCACAAAAAGTTTTGTGCGAAACTTTCGATACAAACTATAGGGAAGACAACATAATGAGGATTCTGAGCAAGATAAATCCTTCTAAATACGGTTTATTGCTCGATTTGAATCTGCATAAGGTTATCATAAGATGCCATCAAGACCGAAGCCTTTACGAGGTGGCAGCTTTGGGAAAG ACGGAGCTCAATATAGAAAAGATTGCCCTTGGATTTTTCGATTTAGATGCGATCGAAAAAGAGTTCAAACCGCTTTTGAATCTGAATCTAAATTTTGCGAAATATTTTCCGCTTGATACCATACACACCATTGAGGAAGACCTGAATTTTGAAGCTTTTGATAAG atcttggattcgccaatattcAAACAAATGGACAAGTTGGAAAAGGAGTTTACTCAAATACCTATGATCGGGCCAGTTATAAAAAAGATCACAGacaaaattgattctttcaaaGACAAGATAATGTCGATAAAG ACTCCTGTACAATCAGCCAACAACGGTTATCCATCCTTCCTTTCAAACCTTAAAACACTTCTGGTTGATGTTGAGAAGGGAGTTTCAGAAATGGAAGCTAAGTCTGTGAATACCTTACAAAAT GTGATTGAACAACTTAGGAACACCCTGATGTCATCTCTGATGGATTACGTCAACAATCGATTGATTCACTCAATCCAGCACGATGTTGGTAAATGTAGGCCTATCAGTGCAGCCTTCAACTCTACGTTAAATTCTATCTGTAGTAGGATCACAACACCAGCA AATGGACATTGGTTTAGTTGGTTCATGGGTGTATCTCTATCCATACTCCTGATTGTTATGTCTAGAAAACTCGATGGAAAATTGAATATCATACGATCTGGAGGGCAGATAATACAGTAA
- the LOC123316705 gene encoding uncharacterized protein LOC123316705, with amino-acid sequence MDFLNILKPKKNKFSEELITQAVDLENGNAIGELPENSVDVISFKVDYLGCLPVNISPEFDVDNGLKFLKRERERNKIKTQKGVILISNYIRLTDMREKEIFRIPLLRLSSCSMDPFNKKVFFFIHDKTTYHAFLCDKWKNAYNAAQAIAHMYGRCHENYLRDMQNRKFVGMQKEEESGEKTEEQRFSRDMMDFSMDFSLSTEKNQEAFKNWVSFED; translated from the exons ATGGATTTCTTGAATATTCTGAAGCCAAAGAAGAACA AATTCTCAGAAGAGCTGATAACTCAAGCTGTGGATTTAGAAAATGGGAACGCAATAGGAGAACTGCCAGAAAATAGTGTGGATGTTATTAGTTTCAAGGTTGATTATCTTG GTTGTCTTCCTGTCAACATTTCACCAGAGTTTGATGTTGATAATGGCTTAAAGTTCTTGAAACGCGAGAGGGagagaaataaaataaagacaCAGAAAGGGGTTATTTTGATATCAAACTATATAAGGTTAACCGATATGCgtgaaaaagaaattttcagaataccaTTACTCAG ATTATCCAGCTGCAGTATGGATCCATTCAACAAAAAAGTATTCTTCTTCATACACGATAAAACGACCTATCATGCATTTCTATGTGATAAGTGGAAAAACGCATATAATGCAGCTCAAGCTATAGCTCATATGTACGGTCGTTGTCATGAGAATTATTTGAGGGACATGCAGAATAGGAAATTTGTCGGAAtgcaaaaagaagaagaatctGGTGAAAAAACCGAGGAACAAAGGTTCAGTCGAGATATGATGGATTTTTCTATGGATTTCAGTCTGAGTACGGAGAAAAATCAAGAAGCTTTCAAGAATTGG GTTTCTTTCGAGGATTGA
- the LOC123316994 gene encoding cytochrome P450 9e2-like, producing MFLLIVIILIISFILYEAIALLPSFLYWKRKKVSYISLQSTLKRMIFMDKSYFEMVRDDCKKFAGKRYFGSYLSIYPALYVTDIDLIKQMFVKDFEHFTDRFDLLNAQSDPIINKNLLAARGKQWKELRTTVSPVFTNSKMKAMFVLIAESARKFVEHFDAMDGDTIEVEMKEAFCKYTNDVIASCAFGAQCDSLKNPKNEIYLAGKIVTTTTPFKVLNVLFVTLFPKFNRIFGLNGFPKGISHVFKRIITQTIRTRENEGIIRPDLIHQLMEARRGKLQQENSNSDEVTGFATVSESKDLKSKSTLEITDDVITAQAIIFFMAGYEASSTLLSFLSHELATNPDVQQKLIREIDDHLSYSDSISFEMVTKMKYLDQVVTEALRKWPTAFILFRKCTKEYTIQPKQEGEFPLTLQKGALTIIPFVATHYNEEYFENPDAFIPERFDDENKKNVIPGSYTPFGIGPRNCIGSRFALLEIKCLVANILSKFEFQVTEKTNIPLKLHKTLPMSIDGGVILSLKRRNVIKE from the exons ATGTTTTTGCTTATTGTGATTATTCTGATCATTAGCTTTATTTTGTACGAAGCGATTGCACTTTTACCATCTTTTCTTTATTGGAAGAGGAAGAAAGTTAGTTATATTAGCCTCCAGAGCACGCTGAAGAGGATGATTTTCATGGATAAATCATATTTCGAGATGGTGCGAGATGATTGTAAGAAATTTGCAGGAAAAAG GTATTTCGGTAGTTACTTGTCCATCTACCCAGCCCTCTACGTGACAGACATCGATCTAATCAAACAGATGTTCGTCAAGGACTTCGAACACTTCACAGATCGTTTCGATCTACTCAATGCCCAGTCTGACCCCATAATCAACAAGAACCTTCTAGCGGCTAGGGGTAAACAATGGAAAGAACTCAGAACAACTGTCAGTCCCGTCTTCACCAACTCCAAAATGAAGGCCATGTTCGTCTTGATAGCGGAATCCGCCAGAAAGTTCGTTGAACACTTTGACGCCATGGATGGCGACACCATTGAGGTAGAGATGAAGGAGGCCTTCTGCAAGTACACCAACGACGTCATAGCTTCCTGCGCTTTCGGTGCACAGTGTGACTCGTTGAAGAACCCTAAGAACGAGATATATCTCGCTGGAAAAATTGTAACCACAACCACACCTTTCAAGGTCTTAAATGTGCTGTTCGTGACGCTTTTTCCAAAGTTCAATCGG ATTTTTGGCCTTAACGGATTCCCCAAAGGAATTTCCCACGTTTTCAAGAGGATAATAACACAGACCATCCGTACCAGAGAAAACGAGGGTATTATAAGGCCTGATCTCATCCACCAACTGATGGAGGCTAGGAGAGGGAAGCTACAACAAGAAAACTCCAACTCAGATGAAGTCACAGGCTTCGCAACAGTCTCAGAAAGTAAAGACCTGAAGTCTAAGTCTACTCTGGAGATTACAGATGACGTAATCACTGCTCAGGCCATCATATTCTTCATGGCTGGGTACGAGGCATCCTCAACGCTCCTGAGCTTCCTCTCCCACGAACTAGCAACAAATCCCGATGTCCAACAGAAGCTGATCAGGGAAATCGATGACCATCTGTCATATTCCGACTCTATTTCCTTCGAAATGGTTACTAAAATGAAGTATCTGGATCAGGTTGTCACGGAAGCTCTGAGGAAATGGCCTACGGCTTTTATTTTGTTCAGGAAATGTACGAAGGAGTACACCATACAGCCTAAACAAGAGGGTGAATTTCCTCTGACCCTACAGAAAGGTGCCTTGACCATTATACCCTTTGTTGCGACTCATTACAACGAAGAGTACTTCGAGAATCCAGACGCTTTTATTCCAGAAAGATTCGATGACGAGAATAAGAAGAATGTTATACCAGGATCTTATACACCTTTTGGAATTGGACCAAGAAATTGTATTG GTTCTCGCTTTGCTCTACTGGAGATAAAATGTCTGGTAGCCAATATCTTGAGCAAATTCGAATTCCAAGTGACTGAAAAAACCAATATACCCTTGAAACTACACAAAACTTTGCCGATGAGCATAGATGGAGGTGTTATATTATCCTTGAAGAGGAGAAATGTTataaaagaatga